One genomic region from Nostoc sphaeroides encodes:
- a CDS encoding Ycf34 family protein, which produces MCICVNCHYVDSCVTYHAVEGQHQQPHLTETPNFDPNEPSINVNIRTKDDVIEMEWDVVGCLSFKRETGKWSKLRPGELVPT; this is translated from the coding sequence ATGTGTATTTGCGTGAATTGCCACTATGTAGACAGCTGTGTTACCTATCATGCCGTAGAAGGGCAGCACCAACAGCCTCACTTGACCGAAACACCAAATTTTGATCCGAATGAACCTTCTATCAATGTCAACATTCGGACTAAAGATGATGTAATTGAAATGGAATGGGATGTTGTTGGTTGTCTGAGCTTTAAGCGAGAAACGGGTAAGTGGTCGAAGTTGCGTCCTGGTGAATTAGTGCCCACTTGA
- a CDS encoding tetratricopeptide repeat protein, which translates to MRRRLFKQKRTRVNQVFTIAIFTTLTAISSVSCSKNDNVLVTEIGVSQPSRRSATASLGGEFYLQGKNQHLNGDLQAAIASYSKAIAQNSQYGAAYNGRGLAYFDLGDKEKAIADYNQALNIDPNDAEAYNNLGNARASLGNNREAVKDYSEAIRLNPNYAEAYNNRGNARATLGEKRGALDDLDQAILLNPKYAIAYNNRGNARAANGDPQGAIADYNQAIRLNPNFAPAYNNRGNARATNGDKQGALKDLQQAASIFQSQGNNDLYEQVTKNIKELGQ; encoded by the coding sequence ATGAGACGGCGTTTATTTAAACAAAAGCGAACAAGGGTAAATCAAGTATTTACCATAGCGATTTTTACTACATTGACAGCAATTAGTAGTGTTTCTTGTAGTAAGAATGACAATGTTTTGGTGACAGAAATAGGAGTTAGTCAACCTAGCCGTCGTTCAGCTACAGCTTCCCTTGGTGGGGAATTCTATCTTCAGGGAAAGAATCAGCATTTAAACGGCGATTTACAAGCTGCGATCGCATCATACAGTAAGGCAATTGCTCAAAATTCTCAATATGGCGCTGCCTACAACGGGCGGGGATTAGCTTACTTTGATTTGGGAGACAAGGAAAAAGCGATCGCAGATTACAATCAAGCACTTAACATCGATCCTAACGACGCCGAAGCCTACAATAACCTGGGGAATGCCCGCGCCTCACTAGGAAATAACAGAGAAGCAGTGAAAGATTACAGTGAAGCGATTCGCCTGAATCCCAACTACGCCGAAGCCTACAATAACCGGGGAAATGCCCGCGCCACCTTGGGAGAAAAAAGAGGGGCGCTAGATGATCTCGATCAAGCAATTCTCCTCAACCCCAAATATGCGATCGCTTATAATAACCGAGGAAATGCCCGTGCTGCCAATGGAGATCCACAGGGTGCGATCGCAGATTACAATCAAGCCATTCGCCTCAATCCTAACTTTGCCCCTGCCTACAATAACCGGGGAAATGCCCGCGCCACCAATGGAGACAAACAGGGCGCACTCAAGGACTTACAACAAGCAGCAAGCATTTTTCAAAGTCAAGGTAACAACGACTTATATGAACAAGTAACAAAAAACATTAAAGAACTTGGACAGTAG
- a CDS encoding sodium:solute symporter family protein, translating to MSVEIWTIVLVGLSFLAYIYIGWQSRVENSKDFFIAGQGIPSIANGAATAADWMSAASFISMAGLISFLGYDGSIYLMGWTGGYVLLALLLAPYLRKFGKYTVPDFVGDRYYSNIARLVAVVAAIFVSLTYVAGQMRGVGIVFSRFLQVDINTGVIIGMVIVGFFSVLGGMKGITWTQVAQYCVLIFAYLIPAIAIAWFLTGNPVPQLAFTFSDIGEKLNQIQVDLGFKPYTEPFVNKSMLDVLFTTIALMVGTAGLPHIIVRFYTVKSVRAARFSAGWALLFIAILYTTAPALSMFARYNLIDSLHNHTVAEVQQLDWAAKWEKTKLLAFDDINKDGRLQLTPNKDTNEIKIDPDIIVLSTPEVANLPPWVIGLVAAGGLAAALSTASGLLLVISSSIAHDIYYRIIDSSASEQKRVFVGRIMVGFSLVLAGYFGVNPPGFVSQVVAFAFGLAAASFFPVIFLGIFDKRTNSEGAIAGMLTGLIFTIIYIIGVKFGGMQPWFFGVSPEGIGTLGMLINFAVTLVVSRLTPPPPAEIQALVEDLRSPIIEE from the coding sequence GTGTCAGTTGAAATTTGGACTATTGTATTAGTTGGACTTTCCTTCCTCGCCTACATTTATATTGGTTGGCAATCACGAGTTGAAAATAGTAAAGACTTCTTTATAGCAGGTCAAGGGATACCTTCAATTGCTAATGGTGCGGCTACCGCCGCCGACTGGATGTCCGCAGCTTCGTTTATTTCAATGGCGGGGCTGATTTCTTTTTTGGGCTACGACGGTTCTATTTATTTAATGGGGTGGACTGGCGGCTATGTACTGCTGGCATTATTGTTGGCTCCTTACCTACGGAAATTCGGTAAGTATACAGTGCCAGATTTCGTAGGCGATCGCTACTACTCTAATATCGCTCGTCTGGTGGCAGTAGTTGCAGCCATTTTCGTCTCCCTCACCTACGTTGCTGGACAAATGCGGGGCGTGGGCATTGTTTTTAGCCGCTTCTTACAAGTAGATATCAATACAGGCGTAATCATCGGCATGGTGATTGTCGGCTTTTTCTCTGTATTGGGGGGGATGAAAGGCATTACCTGGACACAAGTAGCACAGTACTGTGTGTTGATTTTTGCTTACCTGATTCCAGCGATCGCGATCGCCTGGTTTCTCACTGGTAATCCTGTTCCCCAACTAGCATTTACCTTCAGTGATATTGGAGAAAAACTCAATCAAATTCAGGTTGACCTCGGGTTTAAACCGTATACTGAGCCATTTGTGAACAAGTCGATGCTAGATGTGCTGTTCACCACCATTGCTTTAATGGTAGGTACGGCTGGCTTACCTCATATCATCGTCCGGTTTTACACAGTTAAGAGTGTACGTGCAGCCCGTTTTTCTGCTGGTTGGGCACTACTATTTATTGCCATTCTTTATACAACTGCTCCAGCCCTGTCGATGTTTGCTCGCTACAACCTGATCGATTCCCTGCACAATCATACAGTTGCAGAAGTGCAGCAGCTAGACTGGGCGGCCAAGTGGGAAAAAACTAAACTGTTGGCTTTTGATGACATAAATAAGGATGGGCGTCTCCAGTTAACTCCAAATAAAGACACTAATGAAATAAAGATCGACCCAGATATCATTGTGCTTTCTACCCCAGAGGTAGCTAATCTGCCTCCGTGGGTGATTGGCTTAGTAGCGGCTGGCGGTTTGGCAGCTGCTTTGTCTACAGCATCAGGTTTATTGCTGGTAATTTCCAGTTCTATCGCCCACGATATCTACTACCGGATCATAGATTCATCAGCCTCAGAACAAAAACGGGTGTTTGTCGGGCGGATCATGGTAGGTTTTTCCCTTGTCCTCGCTGGATATTTTGGGGTGAATCCGCCAGGATTTGTTAGTCAGGTGGTGGCTTTTGCCTTTGGTTTAGCTGCTGCTAGTTTCTTCCCGGTGATTTTCCTGGGGATTTTTGACAAGCGCACCAATTCTGAAGGTGCGATCGCCGGTATGTTGACGGGTTTAATTTTTACGATAATCTACATTATCGGCGTCAAGTTTGGGGGTATGCAACCCTGGTTTTTTGGGGTTTCTCCCGAAGGAATTGGTACTTTGGGTATGCTAATTAACTTCGCAGTTACCCTAGTGGTTTCGCGCCTAACGCCACCTCCTCCAGCAGAAATTCAAGCGCTGGTAGAAGACCTCCGCAGCCCGATTATTGAAGAATAG
- a CDS encoding agenet domain-containing protein, giving the protein MKNKVLFSAIFMATWVGTLIPSAFAATPCSVGQKAEVLWKQAWYPATVLKVNDDKCYITYDGYDSSWNEWVGTTRFRVSFQVGDSVRILWKGKWYPGKVLQVYNNLYKITYDGYDSSWDEWVEPARVSR; this is encoded by the coding sequence ATGAAAAACAAAGTATTATTTAGTGCCATCTTCATGGCAACTTGGGTAGGAACATTGATTCCCAGTGCTTTTGCTGCTACACCCTGTTCTGTGGGACAAAAGGCTGAGGTTCTTTGGAAGCAAGCATGGTATCCAGCAACGGTACTTAAGGTTAATGATGATAAGTGCTATATTACTTATGATGGTTATGATAGTTCCTGGAATGAATGGGTTGGTACTACACGCTTCCGGGTATCATTTCAAGTTGGAGATTCAGTGAGAATTTTGTGGAAAGGTAAATGGTATCCAGGGAAAGTTTTACAAGTTTATAATAACCTTTATAAAATTACTTATGATGGCTACGATAGCTCTTGGGATGAGTGGGTTGAACCTGCAAGGGTAAGCAGATAG
- a CDS encoding CCA tRNA nucleotidyltransferase, with protein MLESIPSTLAPENWPFSLEFLPQPAYMVGGAVRDAILGRTREYLDLDFVIPSKAVKVARAIAHHYKAGFVLLDAERQIARVVFTHATADFAQQEGDSIEVDLHRRDFTVNAIAYNPHTQEIIDPLQGYADLQQGILRMVSPANLEDDPLRLMRGYRQAAQLGFTIEPATQAAIRSLASHISKVAAERVRVEIGYLLANSQGTPWITSAWQDGLLNPFFKNATRESLIKLAAVDEAAALLTENWQQLGAQLQEYVRDSVKTTWLGIAKLACLVNPNPELAEIELQELTYSRAEIRGVTTALKVLPQLQVVDMSLREQYFFFHDADIVFPAMTVLAVALDILVEAMSGDKPLHTAVETKAKRCQLLAPLINRYLNPDDLVAHPTPLVSGKELIIALDIPASPIIGQLLREIGVAQAEGKVSTATEAIAYARQLSKLPHLPSG; from the coding sequence ATGCTTGAATCGATTCCTTCTACTCTAGCTCCCGAAAATTGGCCTTTTAGTTTGGAATTCTTGCCACAACCAGCTTACATGGTAGGTGGCGCTGTCCGAGATGCTATCCTTGGCAGAACTCGTGAATATCTGGATCTAGATTTTGTTATACCATCAAAGGCGGTAAAGGTAGCGAGAGCGATCGCTCATCATTACAAAGCTGGTTTTGTGTTACTTGATGCAGAACGACAAATTGCGCGTGTAGTTTTTACCCACGCTACGGCTGACTTTGCCCAACAAGAAGGAGATAGTATAGAAGTTGATTTGCACAGACGGGATTTTACAGTAAATGCGATCGCTTATAATCCCCATACCCAAGAAATCATCGATCCTCTGCAAGGTTATGCAGATTTACAACAGGGCATTTTGCGAATGGTATCACCTGCAAACCTAGAAGATGACCCTTTACGGTTAATGCGAGGTTATCGCCAAGCTGCCCAACTAGGTTTTACTATTGAGCCAGCTACCCAAGCCGCAATTCGTTCTTTGGCATCACATATCAGCAAAGTTGCAGCCGAACGAGTTAGGGTAGAAATTGGGTATCTACTGGCAAATTCTCAGGGTACTCCTTGGATTACGAGTGCTTGGCAAGATGGTTTACTTAACCCTTTCTTCAAAAATGCCACCCGTGAAAGCTTGATAAAACTAGCAGCAGTTGACGAAGCAGCTGCCTTACTTACAGAAAATTGGCAACAATTAGGGGCACAACTGCAAGAATATGTCCGCGATAGTGTTAAAACTACTTGGTTAGGTATTGCAAAACTTGCTTGTCTTGTGAACCCAAATCCAGAGTTAGCAGAAATAGAACTACAAGAACTAACTTATAGTCGTGCCGAAATTCGGGGTGTAACCACTGCCTTGAAAGTGTTACCGCAGCTTCAAGTAGTCGATATGTCTTTGCGAGAACAATATTTTTTCTTTCATGACGCAGATATTGTGTTTCCCGCTATGACAGTCTTAGCTGTAGCACTTGATATTTTGGTAGAGGCGATGTCTGGTGACAAGCCACTACACACAGCAGTGGAAACCAAAGCAAAACGCTGCCAACTTTTAGCACCTTTGATAAACCGCTACCTGAACCCTGATGATCTGGTCGCTCATCCCACTCCACTAGTGAGCGGGAAGGAGTTGATTATAGCATTAGATATTCCAGCTTCGCCAATTATCGGGCAATTGTTGAGAGAAATTGGTGTAGCACAAGCTGAGGGGAAAGTTTCAACAGCAACAGAGGCGATCGCTTATGCACGTCAGTTATCTAAACTACCCCACTTGCCTAGCGGCTGA
- the iscB gene encoding RNA-guided endonuclease IscB gives MSKIFVIDSEKRPLNPIHPAQARQLLTSKKAAIYRKFPFTLILAESLPEVPVSPLRLKVDPGAKVTGIALVSDSTGEVVFASELNHRGFAIRDALTSRRQLRRGRRARKTRYRKPRFLNRTRPEGWLAPSLQSRVDNIKTLVEKLRRFAPITAISQELVRFDMQLMRNPDIEGKEYQQGTLAGYETREYLLEKWGRQCAYCGVKDAPLQIEHIHPRAKGGSNSITNLALSCEKCNTKKGTKDIKDFLKLDPSKLTKILAQAKKTLADAAAVNTTRFALLNVLKSTGLPVETGSGGLTKFNRSQQMLGKTHWLDAACVGKSTPVLIIKGIEPLLIQAFGHGSRQSCRTDKFGFPNRHVPREKIHFGFQTGDIVKAVVTTGKKIGTYVGKVAIRSSGSFNISTKNGLIQGISHKFCKRIHAKDGYSYAT, from the coding sequence ATGTCCAAAATATTTGTAATTGATTCCGAGAAACGACCACTAAATCCAATTCATCCAGCGCAAGCGAGGCAATTACTAACAAGCAAAAAAGCAGCAATTTATAGAAAATTCCCATTCACATTAATTCTTGCTGAATCACTTCCAGAAGTTCCTGTATCACCACTCAGGTTAAAGGTTGATCCTGGTGCAAAAGTAACTGGAATTGCACTAGTTAGCGACTCAACCGGAGAGGTTGTATTTGCTTCTGAATTGAATCATAGAGGTTTTGCAATTAGAGACGCTCTTACCTCAAGGAGACAATTAAGGCGTGGTAGACGCGCTAGGAAAACCAGATATCGTAAACCTAGATTTTTGAATAGAACCCGTCCAGAAGGATGGTTAGCACCTAGTTTGCAAAGTCGAGTTGATAATATCAAAACGCTCGTTGAGAAACTGCGTCGATTTGCACCAATTACGGCTATCAGTCAAGAACTAGTACGGTTTGATATGCAGTTAATGCGTAACCCAGATATCGAAGGTAAGGAGTATCAACAAGGTACTCTTGCTGGCTACGAAACTAGAGAATATCTACTTGAAAAGTGGGGTAGACAGTGCGCTTACTGTGGAGTTAAAGACGCACCTTTGCAGATAGAACACATTCACCCAAGAGCCAAAGGAGGCAGTAATTCAATCACAAACCTTGCCTTGAGCTGCGAAAAATGCAACACAAAAAAAGGGACTAAGGATATTAAAGATTTTCTTAAACTTGACCCATCTAAATTAACAAAAATCTTGGCGCAAGCTAAAAAAACATTGGCAGATGCCGCAGCAGTAAACACAACCAGGTTTGCGTTGCTGAACGTATTAAAATCAACTGGACTACCAGTAGAAACTGGTTCCGGTGGTTTAACTAAATTTAATCGCAGTCAACAAATGCTTGGAAAAACTCACTGGTTAGATGCGGCGTGTGTCGGTAAATCAACGCCAGTGTTGATTATTAAAGGTATTGAACCATTGCTAATCCAAGCTTTCGGTCACGGTTCTAGGCAGTCATGTAGAACCGATAAGTTCGGTTTTCCAAATCGGCACGTACCTAGAGAAAAAATACATTTTGGCTTTCAAACTGGCGACATCGTAAAAGCAGTCGTTACCACTGGTAAAAAAATTGGTACTTATGTTGGAAAAGTCGCTATTCGTTCGTCAGGTAGTTTCAATATTTCAACCAAGAACGGATTGATTCAAGGAATATCCCACAAATTTTGTAAACGTATTCATGCAAAAGATGGTTACTCGTATGCCACTTAA
- a CDS encoding DUF4212 domain-containing protein, protein MDEDQRRSYWRANTALIRNLLIVWALVSLVFSILLVQPLNAIRFFGVPFGFWMAQQGSILVFVALIFIYAFQMDKLDRKYNLSKQDNKYNIKK, encoded by the coding sequence ATGGATGAAGATCAGCGGCGTTCTTATTGGCGTGCTAATACTGCCTTAATTCGTAATCTTTTAATTGTCTGGGCATTGGTTTCCCTAGTTTTTAGTATTTTGTTGGTTCAACCTTTGAATGCAATACGGTTTTTTGGCGTGCCCTTTGGCTTTTGGATGGCGCAACAAGGGTCAATCCTGGTATTTGTGGCCTTGATTTTCATTTATGCCTTCCAAATGGATAAGCTAGACCGCAAATACAATCTCAGCAAGCAAGACAACAAATACAATATCAAAAAGTGA
- a CDS encoding acetyltransferase gives MFKPRAIFSALAAIILALVIGTQVHKQPAVASFGGCNPTLHNLPVCPSTAPSESASFLDPTARIINPRNIRFGEKVYVAPFAQLNATIAPIRIAEDSNVQDQVRIIASGTGVDIGPRVIMAHMATIKGAAKIGTQGSTGPFSDPITHTQFNNDIPETFLSFNCEIDGATIERNTVVNFLSRVGPGVTLPAGKVVLPGKNVTTNLEATSGSLGKVANLTEADVALLEGIIEVNDALAKGYTELARADLSNVQGINYAPVTSFNPGGLPQIGGVVTRNPSFRNRIIGNVVLEDSLATLSNKIGNRISLRADEGQPFNVGEIAGMANDVVFHALTTTSLTLGDNIGYGRRVLVHGGRQVVNGVANGPETRIDDSVGLAPNSVVFRSIIGRRSALGQKSAVFNSTVAPRTAIGSRTIYADNGKTISSVEW, from the coding sequence ATGTTCAAACCTCGCGCAATTTTTAGCGCCTTAGCTGCAATTATCCTAGCACTTGTCATAGGTACACAGGTGCATAAGCAACCCGCAGTTGCTTCTTTTGGAGGGTGTAATCCAACTTTACATAACCTACCTGTATGCCCAAGCACAGCACCGTCAGAGTCAGCTAGTTTTCTTGATCCAACTGCGAGAATCATCAATCCAAGAAATATTCGCTTCGGTGAAAAAGTCTACGTAGCGCCATTTGCCCAGTTAAACGCTACTATTGCCCCCATTAGGATCGCGGAAGATTCTAACGTCCAAGACCAAGTGAGAATTATAGCTTCGGGAACGGGAGTGGATATTGGGCCGCGAGTAATTATGGCACACATGGCCACTATCAAAGGTGCAGCCAAAATCGGGACTCAAGGCTCAACCGGGCCTTTTAGCGACCCGATTACCCATACTCAGTTCAACAATGATATTCCAGAGACATTTCTCAGCTTCAACTGTGAAATAGATGGTGCAACTATAGAAAGAAACACGGTAGTCAACTTTCTCTCGCGGGTTGGCCCTGGTGTTACCTTACCTGCTGGTAAAGTTGTCCTGCCAGGTAAAAACGTCACAACGAACCTAGAAGCTACTAGCGGTAGTTTAGGGAAAGTGGCAAACCTGACAGAAGCCGACGTTGCATTGCTCGAAGGCATCATTGAAGTCAATGATGCATTGGCCAAAGGTTACACAGAATTGGCCAGAGCAGACTTGTCAAATGTACAAGGCATAAATTACGCTCCAGTCACATCTTTTAACCCCGGAGGTCTGCCGCAGATAGGTGGGGTTGTAACTCGCAATCCGAGCTTCCGTAACCGCATCATTGGCAATGTGGTTCTAGAAGATTCTTTAGCAACCCTCTCTAACAAAATAGGTAATAGAATTTCCCTGCGTGCTGATGAGGGTCAACCTTTTAATGTTGGGGAAATTGCTGGTATGGCAAACGATGTTGTCTTTCACGCTTTAACAACAACTAGCCTGACTCTTGGTGATAATATTGGCTATGGGCGTCGTGTTCTAGTTCATGGCGGTAGACAGGTTGTCAATGGTGTTGCTAATGGCCCTGAAACCAGGATAGATGATTCCGTAGGGCTAGCACCGAACTCTGTTGTATTCCGCTCAATCATTGGCAGGAGATCAGCACTTGGGCAAAAAAGCGCAGTCTTTAATTCTACAGTAGCTCCGAGAACGGCTATCGGTTCTCGAACAATCTATGCTGACAACGGCAAAACGATTTCATCTGTGGAGTGGTAA
- a CDS encoding lysylphosphatidylglycerol synthase domain-containing protein — protein MRRGKIQSLSPFSADVTSVRLIAVIFLLLVAIYLIGSNFIKQPLIIRRQEFRFPSFKISLAQIAISSFDWILAAAVFYAVLPANISLSYLDFLEIYLLAMFAGVVSNVPGGLGVFETIILLIFSSKVSAAAILVSMLAYRGVYYFLPLLIAAGLVGIYEIRFRSGN, from the coding sequence GTGAGAAGGGGGAAAATTCAAAGTCTCTCTCCTTTTAGCGCTGATGTTACCTCTGTGCGTCTCATCGCCGTGATTTTTCTGTTATTAGTTGCTATCTATTTAATAGGAAGTAATTTTATTAAACAACCGTTAATAATTCGGAGACAAGAATTTCGATTTCCTTCCTTTAAAATATCCCTAGCTCAAATAGCAATTTCTAGTTTTGACTGGATTTTGGCAGCAGCAGTTTTTTATGCGGTACTTCCTGCCAATATATCTTTGTCCTATCTAGACTTTTTAGAAATTTACTTATTAGCAATGTTTGCGGGTGTTGTTAGTAATGTTCCCGGTGGTTTGGGAGTATTTGAAACTATAATTTTGCTGATTTTTTCATCTAAAGTTTCGGCTGCGGCAATTTTGGTATCAATGCTAGCTTATCGCGGAGTCTACTATTTCTTACCTTTGCTAATAGCAGCAGGTTTAGTAGGAATTTATGAAATTAGATTTAGATCGGGGAATTAA